AATCCCATGTGGAAGCCTGAAGTATTGCCCTCTGGTGAAAGCTGGTCAGATGGAGAGGAACTGTGGGGTTGCCAATCATCAGTGGGATGGTTTGCCCTgctgattttgtttttgtgtaGGTGTGGGATGACGTCAATACATATTTTAGGTGTCAGAGAAACTCAAGTGGTACAGAATAtaggacatcatttttttttttctgaaggagCTAGTCattttttattcctgattttctttAAACATCTTTGAAATGTCTTGACTTTAGGTAAACAGTGTAGTTGATTAAATCTCAGTAGACAAGTGTTTTAACTCTTTGTGGGAAATTTTTCTGGGCAAGTTTTCAATTCATTCCACCTGAGCAGGTGTTGCCTGTCATAGGTCAAAGTGGTGTGACTCACATCCTGTCAAGTGCGGGGTGCAACTGTGGTATTTTTCTCTGTAGGGTCTGATGCTTATCTATCTCAGATCTGACCAGTATAAACTAATTATGTGCTTTAGGATTTGAGCATTCCTTTTTagtttaaagtaattaacctccaattaaaataagtaaatttatattaaaaaaaattttttattacctCCAGAATCACCTACTTTCCTATTGTGAAGAAACTCCGCTAAAAGAGTGGGAAACAATATAACACTGGGGTCTTTTGGAGAAATAGACAAGACTTCTGAATGCTGCATGGAATGATTAATCTGACTGACAAGATGTCATCTTTTGATCAGTTGCCATGGATCTGACTTTAAAAGTCATTGTGATTTAGCCCGAAACTTTACAGACTAATATATGCAGTTTCAGAAACTTCTTTCATTAGTGATGACAATAAGAGAGGGACTATCTTCTGCTGCCTAAACTATTCTATGTCTAGGGTGAGGATCTTTTCCAGCACACTAAATATTTGATACAGACTCTTTCCTCTTGTCACACACTGAAATTGGACTGCTAAATGAACATTTAGCTGTTATGACTATTTCATTGTTAATAATTGTTGGCAGGAGTTATCTTTGATGTTAAAAAAGTGAAATGCATTGGCTATCTAGACACACTTTTTATAGCTTTGAAACATTTGTGCGTTTAGAGGAATGAGATAAATTTGGCCAAGGAATTATTAAACCAAAGCTGAAATCTTCCTTGTTTGGGCCTAGCATTCAACAACTCTGCTCAGAGCGGCTAAGCTGGAGTGTGAATATGTAGCCGTGGGTGGTTGAATTATGGAATCATAGACAATAGAAATAGAACCTGAGTGTGTTCTCATCAAGTTACTAAGGAGAAATTATAAGTCGagaattcaaaagaaaatgtggggtccttttatttaaaaagcatagATTCAGGCTCCATATCTTTATGTTATAGAGGTTCCTGAACAGCTCCATTATTCTCAGCTCATAATTTTATTCACTGCACACAGATTtgattcatttctctttcataatAATTACCTTTTTTTGCTGCCACACTCTGTCCAAATCTTAGGAACTGTGCTAGGGCTCCTCTCCCCAACTTCTCTTAATGTCCACTccctgtgtttgtgtttgtgggggctggggggggggcgTCTAAACGTTTCTGGTCTTGGATAGTTTGTTACTTGTATGATTTTTCTCCCAACTGAGTTTTCTTATCACTAGGTTTTCCTGAGTGACACCTGCTTTCCTTGAGGTGGATGAAAGGCACGGGTATTCCCATTAAACTAATACTATAGATAAATGGGAAATGCCCACGCCTCCTTAAAGCTACGAGGTGCCAAAACAGATTGACCACCCCATAtgtccttctcccttcctctccactcCTTTTATCTGAATTGCAAAGGAGAAATTCTAGATAGATTTTCACAATTCCAGGCTTTGGGAGAGATCTCTATGGTGTTGGGTTACTGCTGTTCTCATCTGTGACTTAGAAAACTTCCATCAAATGCAGTTTTCCACTAGAAAGTTGTTAGTTAGCACTCTGTAAATTCCAAGAAACATTCACTtccttgggtttcttttttttttaagctgtattATCTGGCTGGTCTCAGACATGCTCATGTACAGGAAACATATAAAAGAAGATAGtatttttttatggtttcctaAGATAGCTGAAGCCTTTGGCTTGCCAGACTCCACAGAACCACAGGACTGGGCCTGCTAAGGCATTTTAATGTGCCTCAAATGTGTCAGGTATGTTGTGAAAGGCAGTGTGCATGTGCAGGTATGTATCTATGCATTTATGTTTGTACATGTGTGATAGTTGTGAGTGTACATGCACTGTGTGTGTCTGGCAGCGCTAATGGGTCATTACCAATTTTGGCCAGTCACCTGTGGTCCTGGGAGGCAGGAGGAATCTGCCTTGGTGATTCTAGAAGTGGGCAAAGGAAATTTTGGCAGAATGTTAATTTGAAGAATAAAGATATGAAAATCTGCACCAAACATGTTGAAGTTTCACCCTGGAAATTAAATACATTGTTTTGCCAAAGAGAATCCTATGGGTTTTCCCCAGGATGAACCTGGAATTGGTAATGGAAATGGGCTGAATCTTTGCCATTTTGTAGGAATTAAACAAAGCATTTTATAGATCTCAGTGAGCAAAGCCTTCAGGCTTCAAATAACATGCTACAAAGTGGGGCTCATACTCTTCCCCCTCATCAGAAGACTTCCCTCGTCATGGCTGGACAGAGAACTGTGTAAATGTCACCAGTGCCACCTCTCTGCTTCAGGGAGGGCCAAGCAGTGTTCCCTCAGCCTGGCCCTTTGGACAACCCAGCTGCATTCTGCTGTGCCTAAACTTGTTCCAGAAGAAGCACAACAAACAGTACGAGTAGAGTCATTTATTCTTCAGCTTGCTCCATCAATGGCCACTACATCTAACTTATGGCTGACAGTCAAGAGAACTGAGCTTCAATTTGCACATACACCTGTCCTTAAGTGGAATCATATGTCCATGGATATGATTTCCTGTTTGTTCACTGCAAATATCTCCAAGATGAATGAGACACATTCTCTCCCTATCTTGAATAGGGATCACTTGGGAGCAGCCCTTCAAGGCTGTGGCATGCTGCTGCCACAAGTGTAGAcctagaaagctcagaaataagtTGCTCAGCTCTTCCTTCTCTCACCTCCACGTGTATTCTTTCTGCCAATGAAAGCATGATGCAGAGGGGTCCTTTACCTGTCTTGCCCTGGAGTGTGTTTAACTGGTGCTGGAACATGAATTGGACAAGGAAAATGTATgcagattaaatgaatgaatgaatgaggaaaaaaGAGTAGTGACAGGCACTTCACTGGGCATGAAGAGACCAATACCTAGAAGCAGTTctggctccttggagaaaagatGGTTGAGAAATTCTTGATTGCCCATTAGCCAAAATGAGGACACCAGGATGACACCCCCAATGAGGTCTTTATTAATTTAGGACAGTGGTTCTTTACTCTTTTGGGGTCGTAGACCTCTTTTGATATCTGATGACAACTATGAACTCTCTTTAGGAAAATGCACATAgggaacatatacacacatttttgcatataatttaattttagggAGTGCAGAGTCCACCCTCCCACCAACTCATCTATGTCCCCAGGTGAAGACCCCATGATATAGACATATAGAATTTGGCAGTAAAGTGGCAGAGTGGAGAAAGGAGTGAGGCTAGGAACTAGGAGACTGCAGTCACAGCCCTGTATCTGCTTCTAACTAGCTCTGTGCATGTCATTTCACTTCTCCAGCTTTCCATTTTCTTAAGTGAGAAACAGGAGACTAAGCTTGATTCTCTCCAAAGGTTCATCTCATGTCAACATTTTGGAGGGAGGAGAGGCTGGTGCCTCTCACAGCAACAGCATTCCATCCACCAAGGGCCCTTCATTGGTTGCCTCCTTGGTGGACACTGCTTTTTTTGTACTTTGCAAAGAAGCCTTCTTTCTCCAGATCAACTCCTCCAAACCTTTGCCATGCTAATTTTAATCTAACCTGAAAATCGACACACAGGCCAGAGCTCTCTGCTCCTTCACTTCGTCTTCCTTGCATGGCACCCTCACAGATATCAAAGAGGGCTTCAAACACATCACCTGGGCAGCAGTGGGGCAGGTGAGAAACAGGCTGGGGAGGACATCCTGACAACTGCCTATTCAGGTGAATGGATTTTAGCTCAttcactttcctctttgctttttcctGGACTggcatgaaacagaaataaacagttGTAACCACCACAGGGAGGAACTCTGCAATGTGTTGGCTGAAGCAATTCTCAGTTCTTTGCCAGAGAATCCAGTAGTActaatttaatgttttccttctGTGTGGAAAATAGGAACTTTGTCTTCAAATACCTGATGCTTTTTATGTAGCTAAGACTCAAAAGCAAATTACCGTAAAGGAGTGTCTTCAGACAAGCCAGGCACAGTAATGAAATATGTGCCGCCCCCAACTCCATCCCGGACTGCCTGTGCCTCTTTCTTTCAAGGATTACTATCCAACTCCACcatctagagcctgtgcccccttCCCACTCGCCCCACTAAGTGATGATCTAGCCAAATTTTGAATGTCTTAAAATGACCAGGACAATTCATTGCATTTTTATATAGCCCTAATCCTGGGCTCAAGCCTACAGAAATCTGCTTCTCTGTAGCTTTACATCCTGAGCTCAAGTGCTACTGTGTGGGATGGACAAATTACAAATAATAATGTCTTGAGTTCCTTCTTTACACGAGGCCTTGCCACAAGTGCTTTCTGAACaccttctcatttaatcctttcagTAAATCCGCAACATCACTCAAATGTACACTCTCGAGGGCAGATTTTTTTAACAGTCTCATTAGTTCACTGCTGTCCACAGTCTCCAGAACAGTACCTGGGTGATATTAGGCACTCAGTAAGTATTTGATGTATTGAAAGATAGTTACTGTATTATcgccattttacaaatgagaaaacagattcacagaaagCAAACACTACTATAAGCTGCAGGGCTGCTTTAATAGGATCCGAAGGAATAAAAAGCCATTTGGAGGAGGATATCATTTGTGTCCAAGAGGCTCTGCCTCACACCACACCCCCCAGGGCGGCTGCCCAGTCCACCCGTTCTTGAGATAGACACAGCCACGCTTCATTGCTGGGGCTGGAGGAAAGTGATGTCATGGTCCCAGAATGCCACTTAGAACAATTGGGTGGTGGTTAGTTAAAATAAAAGAGTTATCAAGGGCCTTGTTCAGAGCAGCATATTGCATAAGTAACTGTAGCCATGGAGGATGGCATCAGATGGGATTATCTCACTTCTGCCTGAAAATTGAGGGAATAAAAATGGTAGGACAGGCAGGAGGAAAACAAGCTAACACAAACATCACAGCCAAAGGAAAACAACCCCCCCAAACCTTaaaatccccaaaccccaaaacccaaaacaaaacttATGAGCTGGAACAGTGGAGAAGGAGTTGCATtggcatttatcttatttttttttcctgtggaacAGACATACTCTTTTTAGCCTGAGGAGCCCTCATGCTGTTTGCTGGGCCATTGCTATAGGGCTAACAATAACGCCCTATTTCaagtatcattttctttcttgcaaACCCCAAGTTTCTTGTGAATTTACACCTTCTGCTGTTTCACTCATTGAAAGAATATCACCCTTaccctgatttttctttttttccttatggaTGGCCAAGAAAGCCCAagtatcagtttttttcttttagttgagCAGGAGAAATATTTCTGATGGATGGAATATTTTCTTTggtaaacaaacaataaatagCAACTCAAAACCAACCAAATCAGTTTCTTTGGTAAAGTGAACATTAATGTCTTGGTTGGaattaattgaaaaagaaaacttttgcaAGTGTTTGCTAGGATCGTTCCCTCCCTCTTGATAGCAATTGTAAAAGTAAAACTTCATGAAGTAAGGACTTAAATTTGCAGATGTGATTCTGAGCTATTTCTAAAATGTCTTATCCATGGTGGGGCTAAACCAATGTTATTAGAGCAATTATCAATAATcaatattaacaaataaataataatgatctCACAATAAATAATAAGTAGTAAATCTTGGCATGCAGAGTCCCCcagtaaaaataattcattctttTCACAGTCAGAATTCCATAAGCTTTGATTTCAAGTGCTGAAAAGAGAAGTTGACAAGTTTTAAAATgcccttcatttaaaaatacaatatccCAAGGTATACAGAGACCCAGTCAAGTTGGAAAACTACTATCTGTCATAAAATAAAGTTCCACACTAAGTCATTCTGGTTGACCCAATTGAATGcttaaattctcaacaaaatccACTTAATTGGTGTGTGTGTTGTATCAATTTTATGGAGTCACTGTAACCCAAGGTATTCCACGTGGCCAACACTAAATCAATGGCTGATTTAGAACACATTTTTCAGAAAATGACTTAGCAACATATGATTTAGGAATAAAACCAATCCCCTCTTCAGCTGTGTTTTATCAGTAACCGCCTAGTTGCAGGCCCCTTGGAGAGAGAATTGATCACAGATCTATTATGAGAACTTGCCCTTTCTCGAGGATTGCATTTGTCCTTAGATTAAAGCTCATTATCTTCTAGTTGAGTGCATAACACGTTGGTATGATCACTTAGTGTGTTTGCAGGAGAGATTGAACAAGTGTGTAATGCACTAGCTATGATCCCCTGCACATATATTTAGAACTGTGTGAACAACAGTACATGAAATAGAAAGCACAGGTTTGCACTTGGTGTAGTTACATCTGAATCATTTGGGCATTTTTGCTGTCTGGGAAGACAATGGTAAACCTAAATCCCAAACATTACccagacatttgaaaaaaaaagtctgccttgTGGCCAATAAGTCCTATGTTTCTTCCTTGGAAATGTACTTTGAAGGGAGTAATAGCCCTCTTATGAGAAGATCTAAAATTGGCCTGCCCTGTCTTAGGCATGCTGAAATGATGGAAACCCTCCAGTGGTGTGACCCTGGGTGAGTCGCTTTATTCTCctaggtctcagtttcctcctctgcaggGATGGGGAAGTTGCACAGTACGTCCGCTAAGGTCCAGAAAGGCAAGGTGCTTTGGGGAAATGCTTATCACTACAGATGTCTAAATAAGCTACGTCtctaaaagggaaaaatactGTAGACATTTGCCTCAAGTGTGACCAGGTTTTAGCTTCATTTTTATAGACTGAAAGAAATGCAGGGATCTGGGGTGACATACACAGCCTCTTCAGATCAAACCATTTCTGTTTAGATCCTGTAGATACTGCAAGCCCACAGTATAAACATCTAGGCTTGATAATGTACAGAAAGGCCGTGCACGGAAGGAGAGGGGGCACCAACGAAGGTGTAGGGGGGCCAGGAGGATTAAAGTGCAGCCAGGTGAGCAGGAAAGCTTGACTGTCATCATTGATAGATTTATATTGGTGATTACATCTTCCCATCAGTtccatttttgtcattttcagcCCTTTGTGTCTTTGCCTGAAGTTCTCAGTTTCAGGACTTACACAGTTTCAGgacttttcttctctgtgtctctgagcAGGCAGGTCTCCTGAGCAAAGGTGGACTGGCACTACAAGTGGCAAGCTGTGGCCGATAACTTTTCCTTCCTCAGCTATGCGTGGGCAGATGTTGTTTCTGGGCATCCATGCAAAAATGCATGTAGGGCCAAACCACAAACAGCTGTACCAGCTGgccattttttgttgttaaaatggAAACACTGTCTCTGGGTTCATTTAGACACCTGCTTTTTCTCCATCATGCCAGGTATTTGGGTTTGGCTTTGTGGTTCTGGGTACTCAGAGCCTCCTGCCAAAAGCTGCAATTACTATTGCAGATCCATTTGGTGACAAGCgacaaaatattccaaaatagaCTGCCCTTAACTTTGCATTACTGAAGCTGTCACTGGTTTAAAGGTATATTAACCAAATCATACAAACATTAAAAGTATATTGATGGTGGGTGCGTGGGGGGTATGATAAATTAACTCTCAACAAGAAAACTGCCTCACCTGGGTGACTTTAGAGGTGACTCAGTTTCAGCCCATAGGTGATGGCCATTCCACCGCATGTCAGTTTCTGAGGTTCTGGCTGCTTTTTCTGGCCAGAACTTTTACAAGCATCTCCTTGGGGTGTTGGGGAGCTAGATGAGATGGTGAAGACCTTAAACCATAGACCCTGCTTGGAGCTACTGCTTTGCAAAAGTTCTGGAAGCCTTATTGTTTGAACAGTGCTCAAAGCTATTTCTGCCTTGGCAGCTGACCTTTCAATCAGAAGGGTTTTGTCACCATACCAGCAACATCTGCAGTGTGAATAAAATAGGATTCTGCTTGTTAATAAGCTTTCTCTTATTCAATCTTAGTTTAAGAGACTATGAGTCtcctagggtgtgtgtgtgtgtgtgtgtgtaagtaaatTTTCTCTGATGACAACCTTTTGTTTTAAAGGTTGACAATTTCCCCATTTCCCCTAGTCCTTTACTGTTTTTGGCAATGCCTGTTTCTTATccttaaaaaccaaaaaacaactttaaatgtGTTGCCATGAACATCATCCCTTTGCTCTTGATAAGACCTAGGGTGAAACTGTAACAGGCAGATGCCCTCACACTGTTGTAATCTGGTCAACCACTCGGGTGCTATCGATATCCACCATTTCGACACACTCAATTTCCTCCCGATTTTCaggatttttcttctctttcctttttttcttagagGGTGGCAGGAAAGTCAGTATCACAGGTAAAATGGCAAAGCAGTGAAAGAAGGTGACCAACGCTATTAAAAACAAGCACCTGAACAGTGTACAGGTCAGATTTGAAGGCACAGCTGCAAGAGGAATCAGACCAACAAGATAGCAGAGGTAACTCTGTAAAATCGCTACCCCATGCACTTCCAGGGCATTTTTTACCCACTTCGTTCTTGTGAAATCCTTGCCCAGAACAAAGGTGGATAAGAGTGGAGCACAGTTGTCAATTGTGTAGTTAATTCCATATATTAAGCATAGCACGGAAATGCAGTCCAGTTGCACTTTCCATAATGTCATGAAACCTATAACTCCAAACTCCACGGACACAACCGTTAGAGTGAGCCAGACGTTAATCAGAGAGTCTGCCACCAGGAATGCCGAGAAGAAGAGCAGGAACAAAGCACTGATGCAGGAGTTGTGCAGGGGGGCTCCCAGGGAGGAGGCGTATCGATCCATGTACACGAAGGACGGGTTGAAGACAATGAACTTCACCTTGGAGGTGACAGAAAGTCTCCTCAGGGTCTCCAGGAGATCATAGAGTTCttctctgttcgtttccatggTCTTGGCCACCAAGAACATTCTGGAGGCCACTACGTCAACCTCATCATTATACTTTTTAGAGAAGATTATGTCCTCTTGAAAATGGGAAAATTGGGGGGCTTTCAGGAAGGAATTTCTCAACATGTCTGTGAAGTTTTTCTTAGGCAAGCCAGTGGACACATTGAGTTTCCGAAGGTAATTTAAGTAGCTCTCAAACCAGGATATTCGCACAAACCCCTTGGTGTATTCTAGCACGTCTTCTTGGACACTAGTGTTCCAGTATTCTATAGATTCGTATATGTAAAATCCAATCACCGGACTGTAGTTGCTAAAGTACTTTTGCTGGGCAGTAGTGTACTCAATGGTTTGTGTCGCCGTCGCTACGATGTTACTAAGGTCTGACCCTTCACTGACCTGCAGATAGCCCATTAAGgcaaaggaaatataaataaggTAAAATAGAACTACAAAAGGCTTGACATAGGTGTTGGTTATCCAGTCACAGTAATAGCGTTTGAGGAAACATACCAATAGGTGACTCTCGTAAGTGTTCGCTTCCTCACCGTCTGCAGTGTCCTCGCTGAATCTGGCCGTTAGGAGAAACCTGTACCATGCCGGCTTCTCCTGCAATGCCTCAGGCTTTGGGACTTTCCTACAG
The nucleotide sequence above comes from Capricornis sumatraensis isolate serow.1 chromosome X, serow.2, whole genome shotgun sequence. Encoded proteins:
- the PTCHD1 gene encoding patched domain-containing protein 1 translates to MLRQVLHRGLRTCFSRLGHFIASHPVFFASAPVLISILLGASFSRYQVEESVEHLLAPQHSLAKIERNLVNSLFPVNRSKHRLYSDLQTPGRYGRVIVTSFQKANMLDQHHTDLILKLHAAVTRIQVPRPGFNYTFAHICILNNDKTCIVDDIVHVLEELKNARATNRTNFAITYPITHLKDGRAVYNGHQLGGVTVHSKDRVKSAEAVQLTYYLQSINSLNDMVAERWESSFCDTVRLFQKSNSKVKMYPYTSSSLREDFQKTSRVSERYLVTSLILVVTMAILCCSMQDCVRSKPWLGLLGLVTISLATLTAAGIINLTGGKYNSTFLGVPFVMLGHGLYGTFEMLSSWRKTREDQHVKERTAAVYADSMLSFSLTTAMYLVTFGIGASPFTNIEAARIFCCNSCIAIFFNYLYVLSFYGSSLVFTGYIENNYQHSIFCRKVPKPEALQEKPAWYRFLLTARFSEDTADGEEANTYESHLLVCFLKRYYCDWITNTYVKPFVVLFYLIYISFALMGYLQVSEGSDLSNIVATATQTIEYTTAQQKYFSNYSPVIGFYIYESIEYWNTSVQEDVLEYTKGFVRISWFESYLNYLRKLNVSTGLPKKNFTDMLRNSFLKAPQFSHFQEDIIFSKKYNDEVDVVASRMFLVAKTMETNREELYDLLETLRRLSVTSKVKFIVFNPSFVYMDRYASSLGAPLHNSCISALFLLFFSAFLVADSLINVWLTLTVVSVEFGVIGFMTLWKVQLDCISVLCLIYGINYTIDNCAPLLSTFVLGKDFTRTKWVKNALEVHGVAILQSYLCYLVGLIPLAAVPSNLTCTLFRCLFLIALVTFFHCFAILPVILTFLPPSKKKRKEKKNPENREEIECVEMVDIDSTRVVDQITTV